The genome window TCCATGAGTTTTTGAACCCGCAGCCTTTCGGTCGCGCTGATCGTGATGATAGGCACTTCGCTTAACAAAGGAAAACGGCTGTAGAGTTTTTCCTTGTATTCCTTGAAGGTTTTATCGGTCTTATCCTCGATGGAATCCCATTTGTTGACCGCGATCAGGAACGGTTTTCCTTTTTCCTGCAAAAGCGCCGTGATCTTTTTATCGAAATCCCCGAATCCTTTCTGAGCGTCCAAGAGATGGATTACGAGATCGCTGGATTCGATGGACTTTAAGGTTCTCTGATACGAATAAAATTCCAGGGCTTCGGCGGATTTGCTTCCTTTTCGGATTCCGGCTGTATCGGTCAAAAGCAGACGTCTATCACCGAATTCTAATAAAGTGTCCACGGAATCCCGAGTCGTTCCGGCCACGTCGCTCACGACCGCGCGTTCGTAACCGCAAATCGCGTTCAAAAGACTGGATTTTCCCGAGTTCGGTTTTCCCACGATCGCGAGACGGAACTCGTAGTCTTCTTCCGCGAGAGGAAGAGGTTGTGCGTCCTTCTTTTTGGAAGCAGAGATTTTTTCGATCCAGACCTTACCCGGTTTATCGCTTAAGAAAAACTTAATTTTCTCAAGTAGAAGTCCTAGATTTTTTCGGCCGATCGCGGATATGGGAAGAACTTCCGCCAACCCCATCCGGTAGAATTCCTCGAGATCGAACTCGTCGAGTTCCTTGTCCGCTTTGTTGACGCAGTAGATGATCGGTTTGTTCGCGACGGACGGTTCCCTTCTCAAGTAGCCGAGAAGACTGTGGTCGGCGGCCGTGATCAGATTCTTATCCAGAAGAAAGATGATGACGTCCGATTCCTTCAACTGTCTATAAGCCGCTTCTAATATGGATTGCGAAAGAGTGTCCGGATTTTCGATGTCGAGTCCGGGGGTGTCGCAGAGATAAAAATCGAGATCCTTTTCTTCCTGATAGATTCTCGCGGAAAGAACGTCGCGCGTGACGCCGGGGTAATCCTCGGTAATCGCGAGTTTCTTTTTCAAAAGGGAATTGAAGAGCGTGGACTTACCGACGTTCTGACGGCCTACGATCGAAACGACCGGAATTTTTTCTCCGGGTTCTTTGCGGGGAGCTTTTACCGGAACGACTTCGTCCGATTCTGCGGTTTCTTTTTTTCCGGCTTTAGCCATTGGGTCCTAACTTTGTCGCGACTCATTCGTAGCGATTGGATGATTTCATTGCGCGCGCGATTTCCTGCTGCGCGTCTTTTTTCTGCATGTCGTCGCGTTTATCGTGAAGCTTTTTCGGTTTTGCGACGGCGATTTCCACTTTCACGCGATGGTTTTTCTTAAAATATACTTTGGTTGCGACCAGTACTAGACCTTTCTCTTTTACCTGACGATCCAGCTTTTCGATTTCCTTCTTATGAAGAAGCAGTTTTCTCGGACGGATTTCGGGATGATTGGCGTAACCTCCGTTTTTATACGGGGTGATGGAAAAGTTTTCCAGAAAGACTTCTCCGTTTTTGATCTTGGCGAACGCGTCTGTGAGATTTCCCTTTTTTTCGCGGAGACTTTTTACTTCGGATCCGGACAAAACGATCCCCGCTTCGAGGAATGAAATCAACTCGAAGTTGAACTTGGCCTTTTTGTTGACCAACGGAGTATGTCCGGATTCTTCTTTTTTGTCTGCCATCTTACTTTTTAAACCGACTTCGTGGCCGGTCCTTCTATTTCCCTGCGATCGCCGAAAAATTCAAAATCGATCGTTCGAACGGCCGCTTCGTTTCAAAAATCCGTCGTTCAGAAACCGGTCGTTCAATTTCTCATGCTATGATTCGTGAGAATCAATCTTCCCAGTTCCGTTCCGATCAGATTCGGCATATTGTAAAAATTGTCCGAAGTGATCTGAATGGAATCCTGGAACAGATGTTCCGCGATGTATCTTCTTCCGAGTCCGACTCCGAGGAAGACGTAGTTCCGATTTTGATTCTTTAAAATTTCGGCGTGGAGTTTGCGGTTGTCCCGGGAATTGATTTCGTCGGAAACTTCCGCCTTTCCTCTTTGCCCCCGAAAATCGGAGATCATTACCACGATTTTCGTCTGTGCCTCCGGCGAAAAGTACGATTCTACTTTTTCGAGAAGCTGATATTCCTCGACGGAATCGCCTTGCCAATCGGTTCGAAGATAATTGAACATCTCCTCTTCCTTGGCTTCGTTGTATTCCTCGTCCAGACGTTTGATCGGAATCAGATCGATCCGATCCTTTTTGTTGTTTCGGTCCGAATATGCGTGAATGGAAAAATCCACCTCGTGTTCGTTGAGAATATACGCCGAAGACAACATCGCAGAAATCACCGCGACCGCGTATTCGAAGTTGAAGATCCTTCTGGATTTGGAAACGAGAAAGGCGACTTCCACACCTTTGAGTTTTTCCTCGTTCTTATCGATGATCGTACGATCGAAAACTTTCGAGTCCCCTCTTCCGGATAAGAATGAAATATATTTCCGAGTGTCGATCCGGTTCCCTTCGGTGCGATACATTCTCGTGATATCGATTTCCGGATCGAAAAGACGATCGAGGTTGAGTTCGATATCCTCGAGACTTTGTCCGAAAACTTCTTTGAATTCCTTCAAAGAAACTTGGATCGTGTATTCCCAGAGGATCTTTCGTTTGGCAAGAAATTGTTTATAAAGTTCTTCCGTGCGGTAGCCCCAAGCGCCGCCTCCGCCCGCCGGTTCGCCTTGTCCCTTGTTGCCGCGCGTGTCTTGTCCGTACCAGGCGTCCGCGCCTTCCTTCATCTGACCGCCGGTTTCCGGCGTATCGATTTCGATTCCTCGTTTGAGAGGATTGCCCGAGTTGAGAAGTTTGGCCTTTCCGGTCAGCGCTTCTCTTTTGTGAAGTTCGGGATTCCACCAACGTTTCTTTTCAATTTCGGTGGCCGTTGTCAGAGTTTTTTTTTTCTTATCCTCAAGAACCTTGAAGAAATCCGATTCGACTTCGATGCCGGACATTTGGAAATCCAAAATCTTTTCGAGTTCTATTCTTTCTTTCGGATCGGCAATCTGATTCGTATAAGCGATCTTGCCGCCCCGCACCGCGGTTTCTTTCAGACCTGCCTCGCCTCCGCCCGCGTCCGCATAACGCAGGATATGATCCTTCCAAAAAAGAAGATTGGAAAGTCCGAACAGATACGGCAGCAGATTGGCGGAACCGATCGTTCTTTTTTTCGCGAGATCGCGGATCTTCAGGTGGAAGTTCACCATTCTCAGGATAAGGCTGTTGCCCGGAAGATAAAAGGAAAGAATTTCGGTTAACGTGGATTCGTCTTCGAGATCGGGAAACAACACGCTCGTAAAACGGTTTCTGAACGCTCTCGAAATCGTCGCGGTGGATTTGGATTTACGGAAGAGTTTCAACGCGAAGATGCGCGAATCGTCCGTAAGCTGCACGGGATCGTTGTTCCCGCTTTCGGGCGGTAGCGTAAGAGAACGCGCGTCGTCCGTTAGCATATTCAATTTTTCCACGAGTTCCGCACCCGCAGCTTCTAAGTTTGTGATGAGAATGTTTCCGCCTTCTCGGATTCCTCTCGTGAGCGGACCGTCCACCCAATCCACTTTGGAACCGTCGATCGGTTTCAAAGCTCCGATGATATCGGATGTATGGATTCCCTTGCAAAGACTCACCGTTTCCAGCGGCAAACCCGAAATCTCGGTGAACAAAGGAAGAAGGATCTGCGGGTCCTGTTCCTCCGAATATTCGATCAAAACGTTTTCCTGAAACTGAACCGCGGTGAAGATCTTCTCGGAGAATTCGCGGAGTTTCAAAGGCATAGGCACTTCGTTTAACAATTGCTTCGCCTTGTTTTCATCGCGGATTGCGATCGCCTTATCGTTGCAGTATAGGAATCCTTTGTGGACTTGAAAGCTCGGTTCCGGAAGTTCGGGCGCCACCTTCAAACCGGATTCGTTTAACAAAAGTTCGATCTGAAGATCGCGGTCCTCTTTTTTGCGGAACGGTTCCACATAGAAGTTCCAGAATTCGCGGAACTGAAGTTCGCTCGTATCCGCCTTTAAACCTAAGAGACGGTTGCAGAGTTTTTTCAAATTCCGAATGTTGAAATGATATTTTTCCAGATCGCCCTTTCCGAGTTTGCCTGTAACGACTCTGGATTCCGTTTCCATCGAAATCCGAATGCAGGATTGAAGCAAAGATTCGCTCAAAGCGGGATAGAGTTTCTTTAAGATAAAAAGAATTTCGTCCGGAGTATGTTGGTCGATGAACACTACCGAGAAAAAACGCGTGATGTCGAACGGAAGCGGTTTTCTTCCTTCAAAACCTTCGGACGGGTTTTGTGTTCCGATAAAATTGAAACCTTCTCCGCAGGAAATCCGGGAACCGTTTCCTTCGATTAACTCCAAATAGGCGGACTCGTAAACGGTGGAGAATCGTTTGATGATATGCGGCGGACAAAGATTCATCTCGTCCGCGACAAAACTGTGACCGGAACGGATCGCGGAAGTAAGAGGCCCGTCCGACCAAGCAAACCCTCTACCGTCCATGAGAATCCGATACGAACCGATCAAGTCCTCGGGAAGAGTGTCTTCGTTGAAACTGAATCTTGCGGTCGGATGTTTTCTCTTATAGTTGATGTAATAGATCAGAGCGTTTTTACCCACGCCCGCATCTCCCACGAGAAGCACGGGTTTGCCTTCGAGCAAAGGGTAAAGAATATTGGATAAATTGCGAACGGTCGAATCCGTCTCAACGAGATCGGAACCGAGGTTTCCGGGATTGATACCGGATTTCGAAACGGGAACATTGAGTCCGGCGATTTTTACGGTTTCCATAACTCAAAGTTCACCCCCTCGAATCCTCTGGCAACCTCAATTCCTTCCAAACTGTAACTTGAATGGTTTGACATTCAAACTAACTTTTCGAGAAGATTCTTTTTTAGAAAGAAGTTTTGCAGTGGTTCTCTCGAACAGAAATTTCAAAAAGGATGTAGTATGAGTCAGAGTACGTTAGAATATGTTTTAGCCAATCGTATCCAAGGACTGGATACTTCCGCCATCCGCAAAGCCTTCGAGCTCGCGGGAACGTTGAAAAATCCGATCAATCTTTCCATCGGTCAACCGCACTT of Leptospira sanjuanensis contains these proteins:
- the der gene encoding ribosome biogenesis GTPase Der, coding for MAKAGKKETAESDEVVPVKAPRKEPGEKIPVVSIVGRQNVGKSTLFNSLLKKKLAITEDYPGVTRDVLSARIYQEEKDLDFYLCDTPGLDIENPDTLSQSILEAAYRQLKESDVIIFLLDKNLITAADHSLLGYLRREPSVANKPIIYCVNKADKELDEFDLEEFYRMGLAEVLPISAIGRKNLGLLLEKIKFFLSDKPGKVWIEKISASKKKDAQPLPLAEEDYEFRLAIVGKPNSGKSSLLNAICGYERAVVSDVAGTTRDSVDTLLEFGDRRLLLTDTAGIRKGSKSAEALEFYSYQRTLKSIESSDLVIHLLDAQKGFGDFDKKITALLQEKGKPFLIAVNKWDSIEDKTDKTFKEYKEKLYSRFPLLSEVPIITISATERLRVQKLMDLSFDLASRSHRKVSTSELNKNLKLWMGQAGRSFSAHQPPKMLYCTQVSTSPFHLILFVNHVEYFKSNLVSFLKKKLTETYELQGIPVRLEFRSDRK
- the smpB gene encoding SsrA-binding protein; translated protein: MADKKEESGHTPLVNKKAKFNFELISFLEAGIVLSGSEVKSLREKKGNLTDAFAKIKNGEVFLENFSITPYKNGGYANHPEIRPRKLLLHKKEIEKLDRQVKEKGLVLVATKVYFKKNHRVKVEIAVAKPKKLHDKRDDMQKKDAQQEIARAMKSSNRYE
- a CDS encoding AAA family ATPase, which codes for METVKIAGLNVPVSKSGINPGNLGSDLVETDSTVRNLSNILYPLLEGKPVLLVGDAGVGKNALIYYINYKRKHPTARFSFNEDTLPEDLIGSYRILMDGRGFAWSDGPLTSAIRSGHSFVADEMNLCPPHIIKRFSTVYESAYLELIEGNGSRISCGEGFNFIGTQNPSEGFEGRKPLPFDITRFFSVVFIDQHTPDEILFILKKLYPALSESLLQSCIRISMETESRVVTGKLGKGDLEKYHFNIRNLKKLCNRLLGLKADTSELQFREFWNFYVEPFRKKEDRDLQIELLLNESGLKVAPELPEPSFQVHKGFLYCNDKAIAIRDENKAKQLLNEVPMPLKLREFSEKIFTAVQFQENVLIEYSEEQDPQILLPLFTEISGLPLETVSLCKGIHTSDIIGALKPIDGSKVDWVDGPLTRGIREGGNILITNLEAAGAELVEKLNMLTDDARSLTLPPESGNNDPVQLTDDSRIFALKLFRKSKSTATISRAFRNRFTSVLFPDLEDESTLTEILSFYLPGNSLILRMVNFHLKIRDLAKKRTIGSANLLPYLFGLSNLLFWKDHILRYADAGGGEAGLKETAVRGGKIAYTNQIADPKERIELEKILDFQMSGIEVESDFFKVLEDKKKKTLTTATEIEKKRWWNPELHKREALTGKAKLLNSGNPLKRGIEIDTPETGGQMKEGADAWYGQDTRGNKGQGEPAGGGGAWGYRTEELYKQFLAKRKILWEYTIQVSLKEFKEVFGQSLEDIELNLDRLFDPEIDITRMYRTEGNRIDTRKYISFLSGRGDSKVFDRTIIDKNEEKLKGVEVAFLVSKSRRIFNFEYAVAVISAMLSSAYILNEHEVDFSIHAYSDRNNKKDRIDLIPIKRLDEEYNEAKEEEMFNYLRTDWQGDSVEEYQLLEKVESYFSPEAQTKIVVMISDFRGQRGKAEVSDEINSRDNRKLHAEILKNQNRNYVFLGVGLGRRYIAEHLFQDSIQITSDNFYNMPNLIGTELGRLILTNHSMRN